A region from the Longimicrobium sp. genome encodes:
- a CDS encoding carboxypeptidase regulatory-like domain-containing protein, with protein MLTVQDIQPAKRGQDTTTHPDGIGGNADERYVPKRSHSGGINLLFGPGSLRISPILHRRVSWVRPRGRSFLPIAIVLTMVLVAPAASQVHGAVIEPSGRPVSGVVVVAWVGGRSVESVQTDEQGRFTISRRPQGSEAVFLSFRGMGYRTRTLALTSHDSSVQVVLQAAPLALAPVIVSTAPRRLCPNVEDPRARMLWERMRSRYWAEQADTVFIFGFVEVRQGTETRQDVDLADTGHPSHGWTTGALVTAAPGLMARSGYATPAAGGAGERTAFWTYRALDFGQMMISFCPRSRQPRVGQIEGVLTLSGDTTLARARWAFRTPRPDEDAGGEASYYQPEPATGRALLAHQTRFWRKTTRGRYYFEAREFVDWRRWSR; from the coding sequence GTGCTCACCGTCCAGGACATTCAACCGGCGAAGCGCGGACAAGACACAACCACTCATCCGGACGGGATTGGCGGCAATGCAGATGAACGTTACGTTCCGAAGAGATCCCATTCTGGCGGAATCAACCTCCTTTTCGGCCCCGGGTCCTTGCGAATTTCTCCGATCCTTCACCGACGGGTGTCGTGGGTTCGCCCTCGTGGCCGATCCTTCCTTCCCATCGCCATCGTCCTCACCATGGTGCTCGTTGCGCCCGCTGCGAGCCAGGTTCACGGCGCGGTGATCGAGCCATCCGGGCGACCTGTCTCCGGGGTGGTCGTCGTAGCGTGGGTTGGTGGCCGATCCGTGGAGAGCGTACAGACGGATGAGCAGGGGCGCTTCACCATCTCCCGCCGTCCCCAGGGATCGGAGGCTGTTTTCCTGAGCTTCCGGGGGATGGGCTATCGCACCCGAACACTGGCGCTTACCTCCCACGATTCAAGCGTCCAGGTAGTCTTGCAGGCGGCTCCCCTGGCGCTGGCTCCCGTGATCGTCTCGACCGCTCCGCGCCGCCTCTGCCCCAACGTGGAAGATCCCCGGGCACGCATGCTCTGGGAGCGCATGCGCAGCCGTTATTGGGCGGAGCAAGCGGATACCGTGTTCATCTTCGGCTTCGTCGAGGTGCGCCAGGGGACAGAAACCAGGCAGGACGTCGACCTGGCCGATACTGGACATCCCAGCCACGGCTGGACCACCGGCGCCCTGGTCACGGCCGCACCTGGGCTAATGGCGCGCTCCGGATATGCCACGCCCGCGGCTGGGGGGGCCGGTGAGCGGACGGCCTTCTGGACGTATCGAGCCCTGGACTTCGGCCAGATGATGATCAGCTTCTGCCCGCGAAGCCGGCAGCCACGGGTCGGGCAGATCGAGGGCGTCCTGACATTGTCGGGAGATACAACCTTGGCGAGGGCCCGCTGGGCGTTCCGCACCCCACGCCCGGATGAGGATGCGGGCGGCGAGGCGTCCTACTACCAACCGGAGCCCGCCACGGGACGGGCTCTGCTCGCTCACCAGACGCGGTTCTGGAGGAAGACTACCAGGGGCCGCTACTACTTCGAGGCGCGCGAGTTCGTCGATTGGCGGCGGTGGAGCCGATAG